A single genomic interval of Anopheles marshallii chromosome 2, idAnoMarsDA_429_01, whole genome shotgun sequence harbors:
- the LOC128718766 gene encoding dipeptidase 1-like, whose amino-acid sequence MAYKKTLTIGVLLLFAVLAVAIAVPIATNTDSANSVVPQVNQFFGRTVLDEVPLIDGHNDLPWNLYNFERNQINKFELNSDLKEHPVWGPSTSSHTDIPRLKAGKVGAQFWVAYVACNNQYKDAVERTLEQIDVIKRVVRKYPDHMRYVTSTEGIMEAFQERKIGSLIAVEGGHSMDSRLAVLRMYYELGVRYMTLTHSCNTPWADASPIDAEPEAKLRNVTGWGRNVLWEMNRLGMLVDVSHVSHGVMVEVLEHTKAPVIFSHSSSYSVFRHHRNVQDDVLKQLVQNNGIIMVNFYTGFIGGRSIDNVIEHLNYIKGITGPDHIGLGGDFDGVDSVPMFLDDVSKYPDLFDMLADGMFKNGSTFAPWTREDLRKLAGENLLRVFREVEQVRDSMVDVEPYEDLIPYQDFVDAGVADQPCMSDLDIHKQ is encoded by the exons ATGGCGTACAAAAAAACGTTGACAATCGGTGTTTTACTACTGTTTGCGGTCCTGGCAGTGGCAATAGCGGTTCCAATAGCCACAAACACCGACTCAGCCAACAGTGTTGTGCCGCAGGTTAATCAGTTTTTCGGCAGGACAGTGTTGGACGAGGTCCCACTAATTGATGG TCATAATGATTTGCCATGGAATCTGTACAACTTCGAGCGGAATCAGATCAACAAGTTCGAGCTTAACAGCGACCTGAAGGAGCATCCCGTTTGGGGACCTTCAACGAGCAGCCACACGGACATTCCGCGCCTGAAGGCGGGCAAAGTTGGTGCCCAGTTCTGGGTGGCTTACGTCGCGTGCAACAACCAGTACAAAGACGCAGTGGAGCGTACGCTGGAGCAGATTGATGTGATCAAGCGCGTTGTGCGCAAGTACCCGGACCACATGCGGTACGTCACGTCGACGGAAGGCATCATGGAAGCGTTCCAGGAGCGGAAGATTGGTTCACTGATCGCGGTCGAGGGTGGTCATTCGATGGATTCCCGGCTGGCTGTGTTGCGGATGTACTACGAGCTGGGTGTGCGATACATGACACTGACCCACTCCTGCAACACACCGTGGGCCGATGCTTCGCCGATAGACGCCGAACCGGAAGCGAAGCTGCGTAACGTTACCGGCTGGGGCAGGAACGTACTGTGGGAGATGAACCGGCTCGGTATGCTGGTCGACGTGTCGCACGTCAGCCACGGTGTGATGGTAGAGGTACTGGAGCACACGAAGGCACCGGTCATCTTCAGTCACTCCTCTTCGTACTCCGTATTCCGACACCATCGCAACGTGCAGGACGATGTGCTGAAGCAGCTCGTCCAAAACAACGGCATCATCATGGTGAACTTTTACACCGGTTTCATCGGAGGAAGATCGATTGATAATGTGATCG AACACCTGAACTATATTAAGGGCATCACTGGGCCGGACCACATCGGACTCGGCGGAGACTTTGATGGAGTTGACAGTGTGCCGATGTTTCTGGACGACGTGTCCAAGTATCCCGACCTGTTCGACATGCTTGCCGATGGAATGTTCAAAAACGGTTCCACCTTTGCGCCCTGGACGCGTGAAGATCTGCGCAAGCTTGCGGGTGAAAACTTGTTGCGAGTTTTCCGGGAGGTGGAGCAAGTTAGGGACAGCATGGTGGATGTGGAACCGTACGAAGATCTGATACCTTATCAGGATTTCGTTGATGCCGGTGTAGCCGACCAGCCATGCATGAGCGATCTGGACATTCACAAGCAATAA
- the LOC128707954 gene encoding dipeptidase 1-like, with amino-acid sequence MAIHRQAVEHRAEENDSSTSFMLWIGLIITFVSFLVIIGKSYHVGKIDEELFIARHTNSESYAHDKQILIVGHNQLATNIAKIAKNNLREFDLNWDLQRHMVWSKINTSRTDLIRLRAGQVNGQIWYAGLNCTESSLEAVQSVFEQIDILKRVIERHGQDLSLVTSVAELETAVKQAKIASLLAVKGGHSINVKLGILRSLYALGVRCMSLASERNCCRWVDSSIVDLMDIGTADMRQDLSLWGRLVVWEMNRLGMIVDLSYASYGAALDVLRYSRAPVIFSNAGAYAINKHHLNVREDVLIPLATQGGLIMISFDPKLLGGYTIDNVLEHLNYLREVIGPDHIGIGTGFDGFDSAIDGLENVSKFSHLFIALTNGKYSDGETFAPWTKGELRQLAGLNFLRVFHEVEQVKRELAHEQPLEDDGVEDMLD; translated from the exons ATGGCGATCCACCGGCAAGCGGTTGAACATCGAGCGGAAGAAAATG ATTCTTCCACATCATTCATGCTGTGGATAGGTCTCATAATcacattcgtttcatttctgGTAATCATTGGAAAAAGTTACCATGTAGGAAAAATCGATGAGGAACTATTCATCGCGCGCCACACTAATTCGGAATCTTACGCCCATGACAAGCAAATTCTCATTGTGGG GCACAACCAACTAGCTACAAATATAGCCAAGATTGCGAAAAATAACCTGCGAGAGTTTGATCTGAACTGGGATCTGCAGCGTCATATGGTTTGGAGCAAGATAAATACCTCTCGCACGGATCTGATTCGTCTGAGAGCTGGACAGGTTAACGGACAAATATGGTACGCTGGCTTAAACTGTACCGAATCTTCTCTGGAAGCAGTCCAAAGTGTGTTTGAACAAATTGACATTCTAAAACGGGTCATTGAAAGACATGGGCAGGATCTTTCTCTTGTAACATCAGTCGCTGAGCTGGAGACTGCAGTCAAGCAAGCAAAGATTGCTTCACTGCTCGCTGTAAAGGGCGGACATTCAATCAACGTGAAGCTTGGTATTTTGAGAAGCCTTTATGCACTCGGCGTTAGGTGCATGTCACTCGCTTCAGAACGAAATTGCTGCCGTTGGGTTGATTCTTCGATTGTTGATCTGATGGACATCGGTACCGCCGACATGCGTCAGGATCTTTCCCTTTGGGGTCGACTGGTGGTGTGGGAAATGAATCGCTTGGGCATGATTGTGGATCTTTCTTATGCGAGCTACGGTGCGGCATTGGATGTGTTGCGATACAGCAGAGCACCGGTGATCTTCAGTAATGCGGGAGCATACGCAATCAACAAACATCATCTTAACGTGAGGGAAGACGTGCTGATTCCGTTAGCTACTCAGGGAGGACTAATTATGATTAGCTTCGATCCCAAGCTGCTGGGAGGATACACTATAGACAATGTGCTTG AACACCTCAATTATCTGAGGGAAGTCATTGGACCAGATCATATCGGTATTGGTACCGGTTTTGATGGATTTGATAGTGCAATCGATGGACTGGAAAACGTTTCCAAATTTTCGCACTTATTCATCGCGCTTACTAATGGAAAATACTCCGACGGCGAAACATTCGCGCCGTGGACGAAGGGCGAACTCAGGCAACTGGCCGGACTAAACTTTCTACGCGTATTTCACGAAGTTGAGCAAGTGAAGCGAGAGCTCGCTCATGAGCAACCGCTCGAGGATGACGGGGTGGAAGATATGTTGGATTAG
- the LOC128718767 gene encoding dipeptidase 1-like: MIFQTILTNKKVLTACVIATVITVCAIVVPIIVVNSYDEAPTPKKFSGRDVLDEVPLIDGHNDLPFSIYLVERNLINRFNLDSNLKEHPVWSAEDRTHTDLPRLRQGKLGAQFWVAYIRCADTEYKDAVARTLEQIDVTKRLIKKYPNDFKYADSADGIMEAFREKKLASLIAVEGGHSIDSRLAVLRLFYELGVRYLTLTHSCNTPWADASPVDDVNPPPAPSQLNNLSAWGRHVIWEMNRLGMMIDISHVSYGVMRDVLQHSRAPVIFSHSSAHAVFEHHRNVQDDILWELGRKKGIVMVNFYPLFVGGNTIDAVIKHLNHIRTLIGVDHIGLGGDYNGVTVTPEGLEDVSKYPDLFDMLADGVLRTGETFEPWTREDLQKLAGLNLLRVFREVERIRDGLVDEEPFEDLIPYEEFERANVAEQPCMSDIDMHKNLQKEGKRLFVTPEHF, encoded by the exons ATGATTTTCCAAACAA TTTTAACCAACAAAAAGGTGCTCACTGCCTGTGTGATTGCGACGGTGATAACGGTGTGTGCCATTGTGGTACCGATTATTGTCGTCAATTCGTATGATGAGGCACCCACTCCGAAGAAATTCTCCGGCCGCGATGTACTCGATGAAGTGCCACTTATCGATGG ACACAATGATCTTCCATTCAGCATATACCTAGTGGAGCGGAACTTAATCAATCGCTTCAACCTTGACTCTAATCTCAAGGAGCATCCCGTCTGGTCTGCTGAAGACCGAACACACACGGATCTACCCCGTTTACGTCAGGGGAAGCTTGGAGCCCAGTTCTGGGTAGCCTATATTCGTTGTGCAGACACGGAGTACAAGGATGCGGTGGCACGCACCTTGGAGCAGATAGACGTTACAAAACGCCTCATCAAGAAGTATCCGAACGATTTCAAGTATGCCGATTCCGCGGATGGAATTATGGAAGCCTTCCGGGAGAAAAAACTGGCCTCCTTGATTGCCGTCGAGGGTGGCCATTCCATCGATTCCCGGCTGGCGGTGCTGCGGTTGTTTTACGAGCTTGGTGTTCGCTATCTGACACTGACACACTCCTGCAACACTCCCTGGGCCGATGCATCGCCGGTAGACGACGTGAACCCACCGCCAGCACCGTCCCAGTTGAACAACCTGTCCGCTTGGGGACGCCACGTGATATGGGAGATGAACCGTCTCGGCATGATGATCGACATATCGCACGTCAGCTATGGTGTTATGAGGGACGTGCTGCAACACAGCCGGGCGCCAGTTATCTTCAGCCACTCGTCCGCCCATGCCGTCTTCGAGCATCATCGTAACGTGCAGGACGACATTTTGTGGGAACTCGGCCGAAAGAAGGGGATTGTCATGGTCAACTTCTATCCGCTGTTCGTCGGAGGAAACACCATCGACGCTGTTATCA AGCACCTGAACCACATTCGGACGCTAATCGGTGTCGATCACATCGGGCTCGGAGGTGACTACAACGGAGTGACTGTTACACCGGAAGGGCTGGAGGATGTCTCCAAATATCCGGACCTGTTCGACATGCTGGCGGATGGTGTGCTCCGTACGGGTGAAACGTTTGAGCCGTGGACGAGGGAAGATCTTCAGAAGCTGGCCGGGTTGAATCTGTTGCGAGTTTTCCGCGAGGTAGAACGCATCCGGGACGGTTTGGTGGACGAGGAACCGTTTGAAGACCTCATACCATACGAAGAATTCGAACGAGCCAATGTGGCCGAACAGCCGTGTATGTCGGACATTGACATGCACAAGAACTTACAGAAAGAGGGAAAGCGGCTATTCGTTACACCGGAACACTTTTAG